In Candidatus Aminicenantes bacterium, the sequence GAATATGAAACGCTGCGGATCGATATCGAGCAGAAAATGGCTGCCGTCAACAGCCGGGAAGCCTTCGAAAAGCTCATGGCGGAAAGGAAAAACGGCCTGGAAGCGCTGCTGCAAAAGCATGCGGCCGACGCGGCCGTTGACCCGGTCGAACTGCTGCGCGCCCGCATCCTGATCGATCTGAAAAAGTACGCCGAAGCCGAGGGCAAGCTGAATGCGCTGTCGGCCAAGAAAGGGCCGTCGTGGCAGGAAAGCCAGTTGTACAAGGCCATGATCCTGACCGAGACGGAGAAAACGGCCCAGGCCGTGCCGCTGTTCAAGGAGATCGAGGCAAAGCTGGAGCGCACGGAGGACTTTTTCGCCGTCGCCATCGCCCTGGCCCTGGAAGCGCCCGACGACCTGGTGAAGCGCGAATATTCGCACAAGATCCTGGACGCGACCGATCTGCCCAAGAAGTTCGCCGAGTACCGGCTCGAAATGGTGATGAACCTGGCCAACCTGGAAGTGAAGCTGCGCAAGATCGACCAGGCCAAGAAGATCCTACAGGACGGCATCAGCGCCAATCCCGAAAATACGAACACCAAGTGGCTGCGCTCGTCCCTGCGCCAGCTCGATTTCATCGGCCAGCCCGCCCCGGCCGTCGCGGCGGAAAACTGGCTCAATTCCGTACCGCTGGCTCTCGACGCCCTGTAGGGCAAAGTGGTGATCATCGATTTCTGGGCTCCCTGGTGCGGCCCCTGCCGCAAGGTGATCCCGACCCTGGTCAAGGACTTCAATGAGCTCAAGGACAAGGGGCTGGTGGTGATCGGCTTCACCAAGTTCTACGGGCGCTACAGCGACGAGGTCCAGAACAAGGGCAAAGTGGAAGCGGTTGCGGAGAAAGAGCTGATCAAAGGCTTCGTCGAGCGCAACGGCTTGAAGTACCCTATCGCCATCGCGGCCAATGGCGCGGCCTTCGACAGCTACGGCGTCAGCGGCATCCCGACCATGGTCTTCATCGGCAAAGACGGCAACATCTACGACATCAAGGTCGGCTCGGGCGACGAAGCGGAGATCACGAACAAAATAAAACTGCTGCTGGCGGCGAAATAGCCCCGGCGCCGGTTCATCGCAGGAGGAGAAATGAGAAAACAAATCCTTACAGTCATCGTTATCGTTTTGTCGGTGATTCTTTTAACAGGCAACGACGCCAAAACACCTCAATCAACGGATTCGCTGCCGATCGGTGCGCTGGTTCATGGTTTCAAGCTGGAACAGAAGCAGTTCATCAAGGAGCTGGACGGGGAAGGCTACCTGTTCCGGCACCTGAAGAGCGGCGCCCGCTTGCTGAAGGTGGTCAGCAAGGACGACAATAAGGTTTTCAGCGTGGCCTTCAAGACGCCGCCGCCCGACG encodes:
- a CDS encoding TlpA disulfide reductase family protein, whose amino-acid sequence is MIIDFWAPWCGPCRKVIPTLVKDFNELKDKGLVVIGFTKFYGRYSDEVQNKGKVEAVAEKELIKGFVERNGLKYPIAIAANGAAFDSYGVSGIPTMVFIGKDGNIYDIKVGSGDEAEITNKIKLLLAAK